The sequence GGGCTTTTCTTCTGTCTTAATAGGTTGAAGAGTTTCTGTTTGGGTTTTGGATAAGTCTGTGGAAACATTTGAGTTTGTTTTGGATAATTTTTCTATAATTATATCAATGCTCTCTAAATCATTTGTGGCTATTGCTTTATGTGTTGCAACTATTAAAGCATCTGTAGGCTCTATTTTTTGTTTTATATCTTTTAATGCATTGTAATATATGTTAATCAGTGCTGTTTTTTGTGTTTTTGATAAATCTTTTTCTATGATGTTTTCTATAACCTGTTTTGTGAATGTTTGAAGATTGGATGATATTGTATTTAGGTTTTTTATTATATCCAAAGCTTCTTTTGCTTTGTTTTGGATTATAAACTCTACATAACTATTGACAACATCTTTTGTTGGAATGCCAACAACAACAGAGACATCTTCTTTTGTAATTGTATCCGTTGGTTTGAATGCTATGCATCTATCCAAAAAGCCTTCTGCTACCCTAAGTGAGCCTGTGCTTGCATATGATATAAGCTCTATTGCTTCATTATCTATTTTTATATTTTCTTGGCTTGCTATGTATTTTAACTTCTTTTCTATTTCGTTTTTGGGAATCCTGTTAAGTGTAAGTATTTGACATCTGGATAGTATTGTTTCAGGAATTTTCTCTATGGCCGTTGTTGCAAATATGAATTTGACATATTCTGGTGGTTCTTCAATAGTTTTAAGCATGGCGTTGAAGGCCTCAAGTGTAAACATGTGAATTTCATCTATTATGTAAACCTTGAATCTTCTTTTGAGTGGCGGGTATTTAACGCTTTCTATTATATTGCGGGCATTCTCTATTTTTCTATTTGATGCTCCATCTATTTCTATTACATCGACATCTTTGCCTAAGGCTATTGCTTTACACGCTTCGCACTCACCACACGGCTCTGTAGTTGGTCCGTTCTGGCAGTTTAGAGATTTAGCTATGATTCTTGCCAATGATGTTTTGCCTGTACCCATGGGGCCTGCTAAGAGTATAGCATGGTGCAGTTTCTCTGTTTCTATAGCGTTTTTTAGGA comes from Hippea maritima DSM 10411 and encodes:
- the dnaX gene encoding DNA polymerase III subunit gamma/tau — protein: MYKVLARKYRPSKLSEVIGQPVATTILKNAIETEKLHHAILLAGPMGTGKTSLARIIAKSLNCQNGPTTEPCGECEACKAIALGKDVDVIEIDGASNRKIENARNIIESVKYPPLKRRFKVYIIDEIHMFTLEAFNAMLKTIEEPPEYVKFIFATTAIEKIPETILSRCQILTLNRIPKNEIEKKLKYIASQENIKIDNEAIELISYASTGSLRVAEGFLDRCIAFKPTDTITKEDVSVVVGIPTKDVVNSYVEFIIQNKAKEALDIIKNLNTISSNLQTFTKQVIENIIEKDLSKTQKTALINIYYNALKDIKQKIEPTDALIVATHKAIATNDLESIDIIIEKLSKTNSNVSTDLSKTQTETLQPIKTEEKPPIQNRQYGSNTEEKEFSEEEPSKIDIILKTFGGKIVNIEKLKK